A single Arachidicoccus sp. BS20 DNA region contains:
- a CDS encoding aspartate kinase, whose translation MKVMKFGGTSVGKPERMHQVAELITKDNEPKIVVLSALSGTTNTLVSISNELSAGEKKKAKKLIDDLEAHYHNFTTTLLKDEKLQEKAKKIIREHFEFLNIILKISFSDALNKDILAQGELMSTKLFSIYLEEIKIDHLLLPALEFMRIDANDEPNLKSIKSSLAALLKKHSGKKLFVTQGYIAKNIRGEVDNLKRGGSDYTASLIAAAINASVCEIWTDIDGMHNNDPRVVKKTRAIETLSFDEAAELAYFGAKILHPTCIWPAQQSHVPVKLLNTMQPEAKGTTIQDEVETKGAKAVAAKDGIVAIKIKSSRMLLAYGFLRKVFEVFEKYRTPIDMITTSEVAVSLTIDSTDQLKNIIKELEPFGTVEVDKDQTIISIVGDHVVEQKDVLNKIFKSIQHIPVRMISYGGSRHNISFLINDADKNEMLQAINKGVFGL comes from the coding sequence ATGAAAGTAATGAAATTCGGCGGCACCAGCGTAGGAAAGCCGGAAAGAATGCACCAGGTTGCAGAACTGATTACAAAAGATAATGAACCGAAAATAGTTGTTCTAAGCGCTTTGAGTGGTACTACGAACACTTTGGTTTCCATCAGCAACGAATTGTCGGCAGGAGAGAAGAAGAAAGCCAAAAAGCTGATTGATGACTTGGAAGCGCATTATCACAACTTTACAACCACTTTATTGAAGGACGAAAAGTTGCAGGAAAAAGCTAAAAAAATCATTCGCGAGCACTTTGAGTTTTTAAATATTATTTTAAAAATTTCTTTCAGCGATGCGTTGAACAAAGATATTTTGGCGCAAGGCGAATTGATGAGCACGAAACTTTTTTCTATCTATTTAGAAGAAATAAAAATTGACCATTTGCTCTTGCCGGCGTTGGAGTTTATGCGCATCGATGCGAATGATGAACCCAATTTAAAATCGATAAAATCAAGCCTTGCGGCGTTGCTGAAAAAACACTCGGGCAAAAAATTATTTGTAACACAAGGTTATATTGCCAAGAACATTCGCGGCGAAGTCGATAACTTAAAACGTGGCGGAAGCGATTACACAGCTTCATTGATTGCTGCGGCTATCAATGCTTCTGTTTGTGAAATATGGACAGACATCGACGGGATGCACAACAACGACCCGCGCGTGGTAAAAAAGACACGCGCCATTGAAACCCTGAGTTTTGACGAAGCTGCGGAACTGGCATATTTTGGTGCGAAAATTTTGCATCCGACTTGTATTTGGCCGGCGCAACAATCGCACGTTCCAGTGAAGCTTTTAAACACCATGCAACCGGAAGCGAAAGGTACCACTATTCAGGACGAAGTGGAAACAAAAGGTGCGAAAGCTGTTGCCGCAAAAGACGGCATCGTTGCCATCAAAATCAAGAGCAGCCGTATGTTGCTGGCTTATGGTTTCCTGCGCAAAGTGTTTGAAGTATTTGAAAAATACCGTACGCCGATTGATATGATTACGACTTCGGAAGTGGCGGTTTCATTGACGATTGACAGTACCGACCAGCTTAAAAATATCATTAAAGAACTCGAACCTTTCGGTACGGTGGAAGTAGATAAAGACCAGACAATTATTTCCATCGTCGGCGACCATGTAGTGGAACAAAAAGATGTACTGAACAAAATTTTCAAAAGCATTCAGCATATTCCTGTTCGCATGATTAGCTATGGCGGCAGCCGTCACAACATTTCGTTTTTAATTAACGATGCGGATAAAAATGAAATGTTGCAGGCGATAAATAAAGGCGTGTTTGGGTTGTAG